A window of Bos taurus isolate L1 Dominette 01449 registration number 42190680 breed Hereford chromosome 8, ARS-UCD2.0, whole genome shotgun sequence contains these coding sequences:
- the LOC781261 gene encoding clusterin-like isoform X1 has protein sequence MEEQCEKCQEILGVDCSASNPTQTLLRQQLNESLQLAEKFSRLYNQLLQSYQQKLLNTSALLKQLNEQFTWVSQLANLTQNDDQYHLQVSMGGVRRESCFSKYGGICTHLPLR, from the exons ATGGAAGAGCAGTGCGAGAAGTGCCAGGAGATCTTAGGAGTGG ACTGTTCTGCCAGCAACCCGACTCAGACGCTGCTGCGTCAGCAGCTGAACGAGTCCCTGCAGCTGGCGGAGAAGTTCAGCAGGCTCTACAACCAGCTGCTCCAGTCCTACCAGCAGAAGCTGCTCAACACGTCAGCCCTGCTCAAGCAGCTGAACGAGCAGTTCACCTGGGTGTCCCAACTGGCCAACCTCACGCAGAATGATGACCAGTACCATCTGCAGGTCTCCATG GGAGGAGTGAGGCGTGAAAGTTGCTTTTCTAAGTATGGGGGCATCTGCACCCACTTGCCCCTGAGATGA
- the LOC781261 gene encoding clusterin-like isoform X2, giving the protein MAATDCSASNPTQTLLRQQLNESLQLAEKFSRLYNQLLQSYQQKLLNTSALLKQLNEQFTWVSQLANLTQNDDQYHLQVSMGGVRRESCFSKYGGICTHLPLR; this is encoded by the exons ATGGCAGCTACAG ACTGTTCTGCCAGCAACCCGACTCAGACGCTGCTGCGTCAGCAGCTGAACGAGTCCCTGCAGCTGGCGGAGAAGTTCAGCAGGCTCTACAACCAGCTGCTCCAGTCCTACCAGCAGAAGCTGCTCAACACGTCAGCCCTGCTCAAGCAGCTGAACGAGCAGTTCACCTGGGTGTCCCAACTGGCCAACCTCACGCAGAATGATGACCAGTACCATCTGCAGGTCTCCATG GGAGGAGTGAGGCGTGAAAGTTGCTTTTCTAAGTATGGGGGCATCTGCACCCACTTGCCCCTGAGATGA